The Peribacillus simplex genome contains the following window.
TTTGATAGGATGCAGACCCTTAAGGATAAATCGAGCCATAAACACATTACACTTGAATATCCCAAGAAAGATGAAGAAACGATTACATTTGATAAAATCATCGGTGAAAGTAGCTCTATAGGTGAAGTTAAAAAAATAGCCCGTCGAGCAGCAAAGACAATGGCTACGGTTTTAATTATCGGTGAAAGCGGTGTTGGAAAAGAGTTGTTTACCAAAGCTATTCATAATTTAAGTCCAGTAAAAAATGGTCCATTAATATCCATTAATTGTGCGGCTATTCCTGATGAGTTGCTTGAATCTGAGCTTTTTGGGTACAACCACGGGGCTTTTACAGGAGCAAGCAAGGGAGGAAAACCAGGAAAATTTGAATTGGCTCATAATGGGACGCTTTTTTTGGATGAAATTGGAGACATGTCCCTACACCTACAAGCTAAACTGCTCCGTATCTTGCAGGAACAAAAATTTGAAAGGATTGGGGGCATTAATGAAATACATGTGAACGTACGCATTATTGCCGCAACGAACCAGCCATTAGAGCAGTTGGTTGAAAAGGGAACCTTTCGTAAAGATTTATTCTATCGTCTAAACATCATTCGTTTGCACATCCCTCCCCTCAAAAATAGAAAAACAGATATTCCTATTTTAGTATCAAAATTATTAGAAGATTCTTGCAATAAACACCAAATCCCCCCCGTTAAATTAAGTCGAGAAGTCTTGGAAAGCTTCATTCAATATGATTGGCCCGGAAATGTTCGGGAAATGGCAAACCTTTTAGAAAGCTTAGTGGTTATTTCAGATCAAGCACGAATTCAACTCGAAGATCTGCCACCACATCTTACAGACTATCTTATGAGGACTAAAAATAAAAATAGTAAAAATCCTAGTGAAAAAACAGGCCAGATTTCAACTCATACTATTAATCCTCTTATAACTACTGATCTAGAATTAGATCAGCAATTAGGTTCTCCTCACCAAGGAAATAGTTCAACAACCTCTAATTTGCTGGTTAATGAAAAAGTGGCGAACGAAGAACGTGAACGTGAACTTATTTCAAACATCTTACAGAAAGTAGACGGAAACAAATCGAAGGCAGCTAAAATTCTCGGCATACACCGATCTACTTTATATAAAAAAATGGTGAAACATCACCTAAGATAAACTTGATAGGTGTAGCGTCACATGCCCATCAAGCTAAGTTAAAACGATACCTTCAAAAATGAAAAAACGCTATGCTTATCGAAAGAAGTTTACGAGATAGGATGGTGTTTTTATGAATCCTATCATCTCTAGTGAACTAACACTTTTCGCACAAGAATTACAACGCTTTTTATCTCCAATAGTCCTACAAGAAATCACCAAACAAGTTGGTTTTGTATAGCGATCTAGTAAATATAAGCAGATGAACTATCACTAATTGCGTTTGGCTCAGCCAAGAAGTCGCTCGTACATGAAGATAGAAAACTAGTGTGATTTTCGACTGATAATTTGCATATATTTTAAATGTTATTTTGCACATCCAACTTTAAAAACCCAGCTATCTTCACATGAGAAGATTAGCCGGGTTTCTTAATATTTACATCCAATGATTTAAAGAATTGATTTGAAATTAAAGCACTGCAGAGGCTTGACTAACTATTGAGACAAGCTGTTCGAGATCAATCGTATCCCATTGCGGAGCTTCATTGTCTTTCTTTCTGGGGGTCCATCGAAAATGGCTTCTGGAAGATCCAATGTGACGGCATTAAAAATTGTAAAGCTGACTGCTGCTTTAGATGTCGAGATAACTTCAGCATACTTTCTGTTTTTTTATAATGTCACAGTACGAAGACACTACGCTTATTAAAGTATGCCCCGGTAGTTGAATAAGCAAATATTTCTTTCATGCAAGTATAAAGCTACCAATGTGGTTTTTCAATGGATGCCCATCAAAACAGAATGGTTATTAAGGAAAGTGTTCCTTTATAACGGAATAAGCAAATCCTGCGGGGTTTGCTTTTTTGTCTGGAGAACCATTGATAACATTGTGATGCATGATTTACTTCCAACCTCATCAGAAATATAGCCCAATCCTTTCCGTTATAGCAATTGCTGAGATAATTGTTCAAGACTTAGTAGCAGGCGTTTAGCATTTTTTAAATAGCCAAAGCCGGATTCATTGCTGAATCCGGCTTTGGCTATTTCTACTATTTTTCAAAAATTGCATTTGATAGAAGACGGAACAAGTAATCCGGGTGGTCGCGGAAACCTGCTTCTAACCCAATAAGAGTTACATCTTTGTTCTGTTCTTTTACGATTACGGCTTGGCCCTTGGCGGTTATGTTATCTTTCCAGTGACCAGCTACGAAGAAATTATCTGAATCTGCAAGGGTCGCGACGACTTCATCATTATCCGTACCCGTGAACCATGTTGGACGATAGACAAAGCCGATATCATCCTCACCATATCCTGCTGTTAAACCGGTTCCCTCATAATCGACTTTTACGATACCATTACTGTTGGAACCTCCTACATTAATGATGTCGTCTGTAAGACCAAGTGTCTTAGTTGCTCTAGATGCCCCAGCACCTACAGCTATATATTTGCCTCCTTCATTTAAGAAGCTTGTCATATTTTCTTTAAACGCATTAAGTTGCCCGTCGTTCTGTAATCCAAATTCTTTATTAGCTTGAGATAGGTTGGTAGAAATTAGACTTTCCGTTCCACTATAGACAAAAATATCAAAACCGTAAAGGGTATTTGTAGCCACTTCGACTGGCGTAACTTCTGTCACATCAAAACCTAGTCTTTTCAAAGCGAGCTTTGTTCCTGCGTGTGATTTCTGTTTACCCATACCTCCATCCTTTAATATAGCCACTTTTAAAGTCGTAATAGCCACTGCATCTCCTGGTACCTCAGCAGTTCCAACCTGTAACCCAGATTCTTTCACCGCTGCTGATACCTGATTAGCTACTGCTTTTGCAAAGAAGTTGCCCTGGGCATCACGTACTATAGGTATTCCTTGCTTAAGCAATGCATTCACTAAATTTACCGATTGGACAGAGCTGTTCGGAATCAAAAACGGTCCTTTTCCTGAAACCGTTCCTTGACCTGTAATCTGGTTTACTTTCGTTGCTTTAACTTTAATAGGATTTTGTGTGGCTACTGCCTCGAATCCCCAAAGCTCCGGTAAACTCCATGCGGAAATGTCGTACATCGCTGGGGTATCGTTCGTGATGTCTTCCCCATCCCAGAGCATCGTGTTTGCTAATCCGGCTTTCGCCTGATCCATCTCAACGAGATAAGTTCCTTTTGGATATGACACTCCATCCGATTCAAATGCATTCACAGCTTGAACAACTTCAATATCATTATTGATCAAATGATTTACTGCCTTATTCGTAACAGTCGGATCCTTAGGGTCTAGTGGAAGTATGTAAGCTTTTGGAAACAGCCCTTCCTTATGAAAAGGATGGTCAAAGTTAATTCCTCTTTTAAAAATTTCAATTTGATCAGTAATCATGGATTGCTTGTTAGCTGTTGCAAATTTCAGTGCCCCCATAATCGAATTATACATCCATCGTACGCCATCCCAATCATTTGTTGGAGCTTCTAATGTATGACCGTAAGCACCATGGTACATCGCATACATTGGTGTGAAAATTGGTGGGTAATCATCCCAGCCAGCGGAATCGTCGCGCAGCGGAATATAGGTACCTTTCATGTTTTGATACAAGGATCCTGAATAGTTCCCATGATCCTTCATTATTTCCGCTTCCATCGCTTCTGCCTGTTTATAGGCCCATTTTCCGTATAAGTCATACTCGTAATTAGGATTATGGGGTGGCGTACAAGGCTCAATTAACCCCTGCAGATTTGGCTGATAATTCTTCACATAGCCATGAGTATCAAGGAACACCATCGGGTTCCATTCTTTAATGAGCTCAACCATCTCTTTTGTTTCTGGCTGCGACTGGGTGATAAAGTCACGATTTATGTCAATTCCTTCGCCATTAAAGCGGGTGGCATCAATACGTCCATCAGGGTTTTGTACCACATTGAAAATAAGAATGTTATTCTTTAAAACGTCTTTGGTTGTTGAATCATTTTGGGTAGCAAAACGTTCAATTAATTGAAGGATTGCATCGCTTCCGACAAATTCAGTCCCATGAATAGAACCATTAATCATGATTGGAACTTTAAAGTCAGGATTATTGGCAACCCATTCTTGAGCTTTGCCTGGATTCTTAAACATTTGCTTTCTAAGTGCCTTCACTTTTCCAAACTTCCCTTGCGTTGTTGGGTCAGCAATCGTGACAACGTAGAGTGGGTTTCCATCAGCTGATGTTCCACGGACTTCAACTTTCACACGGTTTGAAAGTTTTTCAAGCTCTTTTAATTTGGAACCAATTTGTGAGAATTTCACAAAGTCATAGTTTTCGCTATTAAACTTGCTTCCGTCCTGTTCCTCATATGTATTCACATTTGTCCGTTGAGGTTTCTCAGCATGTCCAGAACTCCACGGAATTACTGTTAGTAAACTCACAGCCATCAGGCCGGATAATGCTTTTTTCTTTTTCATCCTAAAACCTCCAGTATGTATATATAGTGATTTTTTCTATATATTAAAATACATAGTTTAATTGAATACAACACGAAATGACTGGCTAATGGGCTGAACAAATTCTGTTGAAAGCGCTTTAATTTTATTGCGTTGAACAAACCACATCTTTAAAAATAGTCTGTATAAAATTTGATAAGCTCCCCCAGTAAGTAATGCTACATAAAGTTGTCCTTCCGAGGAGCGAATCCCAATAAAATAAACAATGAATGACTTGGTGGAAACGCAATACCTAAACCCGCATTACCAGCGTCTACTAGCTGCTTTAATTCCTTTCTAGACTAATAAATTTCTCCTTTTCTGCATCCTACTAATATTTCTTTTCTAAAAAATAAATTTCCATACATGTTTAAGAGTATCGCCTCCTTATTAAGAGATAGTAACCCACAAACTTAGATAACTGTTTTATAATATTTTACACTTATTTTTGTGTGAATTAAGAATTTTCAGTTAATAACGACTGAATTTTTATCCTATTTTCATCACTTCATAAGCATATTAGTATTTATAAATAATTTCCATGCGCTTCTAAATCGGTAAAAAAAGCACTGGTCTCGTACAATGTGTCAAACAACTTAGTTTAGCAAGCTTCTATTGTACGCAATTCGGTCGAAGGTTAGAAAAATTAGGATATACCGTAAATATATTAGAAGCATACTAACCACCGATTTATTTGGTGAACTTTATTAGGGCGCTGCTCTTTTTCAAAAAATTGAAGTTTGCGTTTTATTTTTTATATGGTCTTTTTCCTGATTATTAGTGTTTAATTATAGTGAAAAAATTAAGCACGAGGCGCTGGCCGATAAAAAGAAGAGAGCATCTGTAAACTACACAGCTGCCCTCCTGATTTTCTCCAAGATCCATTATTAATCTCGTAATTCTGTACAATGAAGTATTTAATCTACCGGACGGTCATCAAAATCATAGTCTACCGTGACAGGTGCTACACGTGCATTTGTTAATGCCGGAGTTTCCGGACGGGCAATTTGATACACACTGGCACCGACAATTTCAGCTGCTTGCTGCAATTTTTCTTTCGATATCTTATCCAGTGTATCTGTAGGCTGGTGATACCAAGGCTCTACAGGGGAATGGATAAACAAGGCGGATGGAATGCCAAGCTCATGGAATGGTTGGTGGTCACTCCTGCCCAGCTGTCCATAAGGAATCGCAACATCCATCGTTCTGGCCCCTGCTGAGGAACCCAGGTCCGTCACAAGGTTTTTCATTCCATCAATGGTATACATAATCAAACCACCTGCAGGATTATCCTCGCCAGCATCACGTCCGCCTATCATATCCATTTGGAAGTGAGCCACCATGCGGTCTACATCCTCTTTGGGAAGGGAATCTGCATAGAAGGATGATCCAACGAGCCCTCTTTCCTCAGATCCGAACGTGAGGAAGCGAATTTCAGTGTCAATTGGCGTTTTGGCCAGGATCCTTGCCAGTTCCAGCACAGCTGATACACCAGAAGCATCATCGTTTGCACCAGGGCCGCCCGAGACAGAATCATGATGGGCTCCAACAGTCACGATTTGACCATTATCCTTATTGGCTTTTGGTTTTAGGGAAGCGATGACATTGTAGGATGTCTTTTCGATTCTTTCAGCTTTTCCCACTTCCAGAGTGGACGTGATTTGTTTAGATTTAAGCTGTTCGACCAATTCTAACCCTTGGGCTTGGGTAATGGCTACAGCAGGTATATTTTGCCCCGCTGATACTTGTCCGAAATTATTTCCTGATGGTGAGTTGTTGTACATTAAAACGCCAACCGCTCCTTTATTTAGGACATTCTGAACCTTTTCAACAAAGGTAATGTCCCCACGTTCAACTAGTGCAATTTTCCCAGATACATTTTCTCCAACTTCCTCTGGCTTTGCTTTTCCAACATTAACAAGTTCGGCCGTTACCTTTCCGCTGATACTGCCGCTAAGGGCACGCGGTGTTCCTCCTAAATCACTGTCACCAATTTTCACTTTTACATTTTGCACCGTATCATAGATGGGAAAAGGCTGAACCTTTGTTTCAAAACCAAGACTCTTAAACTGACTTTCTATGTATTTGACTGCACGGAGCTCCCCTTCTGTACCAGCAGCCCTCGGTTGCTCTGATAGATAGGCAATCGTATTATACATATTGTCCGCACTAATTTTTTTGATAACTTTGTTATCAAAAGCTGTGTCAGACTGGGCATTTGTTGCCCCGTTTGTTTGTGCAAATACTGTACCAGTTGATAGAGCCATACCCGCAGCTAATAGTACTGTTAGTGATTTTCTATACATGTAATCCCTCCTTATTCATAATATTCCTAATTATGTATTTAACTGAATAGTTTGTAAATGAGCCATTAGTCTTTAAATTCCAGTTATCAATCGGTGTCTGACACCCACTCTCTTTATATCTGCCATATTTACTGAAATTAAAGGACTTAAAACATCAAATAGATGCTTCCTTTTATTATTTCAATCATCATCTTAAATTCATTAAAACTCAGACAAAAAAGCACCCCAACTGGATGCTCAAGTTTCTATACCGGCCTAGTATTATAATTCCCAGATAGTAAATAGTATTTTAAATAACTTTCATTCAAATCAGTTGAAGCTCCATAGTACAAATACAAATACAAAAGAAATCCCGCAAGAGTGTTGTCGCCCCATTCCTCAAAGAACCAGCCTGCTTTTTGTTCATCAGTATAGGTAGATATCCAAGAAGCCTTTATACTAAAAATAAAAAAAGGGACCTGTTTTGAATGATTGCGTATATATTCTGGCTTAGAATTTTCGTAAATAAGTGTATTGACTCGTCGACGCAATTTTTTTACTGATATACCTTGCACTAATCTTCTTTGGAGTTCATGAAAAATAGCTCTATCAGGCTTTACTTCAATTGCACCATCTACACCGTCAGCCACAATTAGACTATGTTTACCACTATTATTGACGGTATGAGGGAAAGACGCATTGTAATAGAATTCTGGGTCAGGTTATTTAACCGTTTTATTATTAAACACAGCTTTCTCCGGATCAATTTTGTAAATCACACAATTAACGATATATTTATTACCTTTCCCCATAATCAACGTTTCACATCAAATATAGCCCATCTTTCAATCATTCTTTTTTCAAAACGATACAACTTTATTAAGGGCACGGAAACGATTCGAGGATTAAGGGGCCATATGTATAAAAATTTACAAACTTTGTAAATTATCGAACCGAATAATCGGATAACTAATGCGGATTCTACCATATTTCAACAGGACTTAAAAATGCTAATTGAACCTTGGCTAACTGTTAAACAATATGATGAAAAAGATATTTATAAAAAGTGTTCAACAATTAAGATAAGTCTTTCAAACAAAGCCCTGAATCTTCTACTTAGCGTAGAAAATCCAGGGCTTTTTATTCCAAAAATTGTCTTAGCGTATTCGCGTTTTGTCGGCAGGACCCCTATTTAATAGTATCCAGTAATACCATAAGCCTCAAAAGGATTCGAGCTTGTTGATCGATATCCTTCTGCTTTCGCATAATTTCCCACTGGATCATCAACCATGGGGGTATAACATGATTTTTGTCCGGAAAGTACTTTTCCATTTCCTCCAGAACTATTACAATCATATGATCGGAGCTTTATCGAATGATCGGAATTATACTGGTGAATAAAGGCATTCCCTGTATAACCGGATGGCAAGGCAGAATTAAATGTAGTTTTCGCCCAAGCAGACTTACAGGATGGACTATATTTCACCTGAATTGTTCCAACAATGGTTCCATTATCCTTCTTCACATTCGTAGAAACTGCCGTGTAGGCATCATTTTGACAACCAGTAGAAACTGGACTCTTCCCGTTATAACTTGCAGCCTCTACATTGGGAATAGAAAATGACATTGTGGTTAACGCCAAAAATGAAAGAAATACCAACAATTTTTGTTTCATTATAATCCTCTCCTCGATATTTTTTCAATACTCTGAAAATTATAACGTTATGTGTATTTATAATCTATATAACTAAACTACTATCTTATTCAACAATCTGGCCCAATTGTTGAATAAAGATCAAACAGCACTCTTCAACTCCCTAAGTTTGATGCAAATATCTCTCGAATGCTCACTTATTCGCAGGATTTCATTACCCTTGATTGTAAGGTCAAAGTTAAATGGAGTGATTTCAGGACATGAAGATTTCGTGAAATCATAGTGAAATAAAGGAGTTGTACAAGACTCCACATTTTGCCATATTATGTACATTCTCCACGCCGCCCCTGGAGGCTTTCCCTCCCATGTCTCAACAGGTCAACTGCCCTATCATTCCTTCTTCATGCCTATCCAAGGGGTGGAGGCCAGTTATGCTAACCTGATGGGTCAGTGCTCTTTTGTTGAAGAAATCTGGTACTCCGCACATATTTGAAATCCTACGAATAAGCCAACATTCGTAAAAAGAAAAAGTCTATGAAAAAATTAGCTTTTGAATGTTCCCTCGAGAACCCAATTAAAAAATCCCCTTTAAAATTACGCAACCGGTTCAGTAATAGGTTGAACTTTTTCTGCACAATAAGCCTCGTTTCTGCCTGCTATTCCAACAAATATCCTAGCTAGCTTACCTACCAATTTCATAATCGATTTCATTTTCTTCACCTTAACATTATTTGGAGTGAATAGCTCGAAATTCCGTGTTATTCATCAAAAGGCTCATGGTGGCTAAGTAAAGGAAACGTCTTAGCCTGGATCGCCCACGCTTAGAGAAGACAATTTAGCCTTTCCACTTACCAGAGCTTGCTTTAGCCAGATGCAACCCAGTGTGCCAAAGTAAAGAATTACCGTTTGAAAAACCACTTAGATCTCCTGCTTCATCTAATATTCCGGCTAAAGAAATTTCACTAATTCCCTTAATGGCAAGCAGCTTCTTGGCAAAAGGTATCTGTTTTAATACATCCTTAACCTCTTGTTCCACTTTCGAGATGTAAGACTGCAAAGTGAGAGTTTAGTAACTGAATGAAATTCTTAACATGGCGTGAGCAACGACAATTCCAGCTCGTTTTCTTCCTTTTCTTGCAGCTGTCCGTCTTTATAGAGGGCCAGGATAGCTTTTAGAGGCTCCAATTGAATGAGCAGCTTCGGTTAAAGGAGACTTTAAATATTTATTTCCCTTTTTGGCTCTGGTGGACTTCCTTTTTCCTGCACTTTCATTGTGTCCTGGCACGAGGGCGGCCCATGAACATAATCTGGCTGCACTTCGAACTGTTTTTCAACGTCTGTTCCGATTTCAGCTAGAATTTGTTCTGCCATTCGAATGGCAATACCGGGTATTGAATCCAATCGTTCTATGCTTTCTTGGTACACTAACTCTTTGGGCAACCTCCTGATCGAGTTTTTCAATCTGTTCAGTCAGAAAGTCAATATGAGTTAGAATCGTTTTGAGCATCATGCCTGATTAGGATTCACGTACCCATTCAGGGCAAGGATTAAATCCTCCTTTTTCTTCTTCATCGAACGTCTCGCAAAGTTTGCTAGTTTCTCAGGATCATCCTCACCATTTGCGATCGCATGAAGCATGTCCTTTGATGAAACGCCCATAATATCCGATACGACAGAGCCTAATTTGATATTTGCACCATCAAGAACCTTTTGAATTAAATTATGCTGTCTAGCTCGTTCTTCAATAATACTTCTGCGATAACGAACAAGCTCACGCAATTCTCGCTGATTTCGAAAGGGATAAAGCTTGCCTTCAACAACCCATGACGAGGAAGTTGAACTATCCATTCAGCATCCTTGCCATCTGTTTTTCGACCAGGGACTGCTTTCATATGTTGTGCGTTAACAACTAAAAATTCCATTTCTTCAGCCTCAATTAAGTTCACGATAGGCTTCCAAAATACATCAAAAGACGCTTTGCACATGCAATAGCTTACTATTTGTTTTTGCCTTCATTTTTAAAAGACTATAGCACTAAACTCGCATTTGTTTTTCTTTTTTAATTTATTTTTAACCTAATTTTCATAGGATGTTCAGGTTCCTTCGATACACTTAGAATGCATGTTTCTGGTCAACTTGATTTTAAATGAGAAACCAAAACCATATAAGCAAGGAGATGAACAATATGAACTATGAAATATTTCAATGGATTAACGGTTGGTCCGGCCATTTCTCTTATCTAGATAGAGGAATGATATTCATCACTAATAGCGTTCCATATGTGGTAATCGCACTTATGTTGTTCCTATGGTTTATTGCAAACAAAGAAAAACGAGCGGAAAAACAGTACACAGCTATATACGCTGTTTTTTCTTGCTTACTTGGATTGTTCATAAACGCAATCCTTCACCTTGTCTACTATCATCCACGTCCATTCATGGCACACCATGTTCATCAGTTAATACTGCATCCTGCTGACTCTTCGTTTGTAAGTGATCACTCGGTATTAGTATTCTCCATAGCATGTACGATGGTGCTACGAAACGACTCGTGGAAGTATCCCATATTAGTATGGGCTATTATCGTTGGCATTTCGCGTATATTCGTCGGAGTCCATTATCCTGCAGACGTGATTGGTGGCGCCCTTATTTCATATGGGGTAAGCATATTCGTTATGCAGTCTTCCAAAAAACTGGAGCCTTTGGTACAAGTGGTGTTCTACATGTATGACAGATTAACGAAACATATCCCTTTCCTGGCTAAGTACAACCATAAAGACTTAAGTCAAGATAGATAAGGATTTTTTCTAATGGAAAATCTACTAAGAGTTGAAATCCTATGGTTAATTGATAAACAAACTTTTTCTTATTATGTGGAAATGTTGTATTTTCTATTTTTGTCAGAGATGGAAATTACTTTGTAACAATGACAACTTCCAAGAAGGAGATGAGTTAGCATTTTCTGAACAAACTGAAATGGTCCAACATTCAGGTCGGTAAATGCTATGCAAAGAATCACAAGTCACCATATTTTTTGGAGCCGTCAAGATTATGGCAACCACTGTGGGAGAAACAGCGCAGACTTCCTTAATGATTAACTTGGATTTGGATGGGTATCCTTATTTAGAGAGAGAAATAAAATTAAGTTGTGGGAAACCACTTTAAAGAAAGGAAATTATATATGCAAGAAAACCAAAATAAAATGAAAATTTCACTTAACAAAGTGCCGCAAGTGACGATGTTCTTTTGGATCATCAAAGTTTTGTGTACAACTGTTGGTGAAACATTTGCTGATTACATCAATTTCAACATTGGACTTGGTTTAACTCTTACTACCATTATTATGGGTGTTGCGTTTTTTATTGCATTGTTTGTTCAATTTAAAGCAAACAAATATGTTCCAGCCATTTACTGGGTAACAGTTGTTCTTATAAGCGTATTTGGAACACTGGTAACGGATAATTTGACAGATAATATGGGCGTACCACTTGAGGTTAGTACAGCTGTATTCTCGGTGTTACTAGGACTGACTTTTCTATTTTGGTATCTTAGTGAAAAAACACTATCGATCCACTCGATTTTTACTAGAAAAAGAGAAGTTTTCTATTGGCTTACGGTCCTTTTCACCTTTGCACTTGGTACAGCGGTCGGCGATTTATATTCCGAACAACTTGGTTTTGGTTATCTTAACACAGGAATAGGCGTTGTTATTATTATTGCTCTTGTGTTCTTAGCTTATAAATTTTTGAAACTTGACGGAGTATTAGCTTTCTGGATTGTGTATATTTTAACTCGTCCGCTTGGAGCGTCAATTGGAGATTACCTATCTCAACCAAAAGTAAATGGCGGATTAGGATTCGGGACAACCGTTACGAGTGTGATTTTTCTTATCGCTATTTTAGCGATCATCGTTTTCCTTGCCATTTCAAAAATTGATACAAATGCTAAAAGTGATATGGCTGAAACAAACCAAAGTAATGCAAATAAGAAACATGTGCTAACACAAACGATTGTTGTACTCGTAATTTTCTTAGTTGTTGGTATAGGTGGTTATAACTGGCGCAGTAATAATATTGCATCACAAGGTGCTGTGGAGCAAGCTACATTAGCAGGTCAATTAAATGATTTTGTTAAAATTGAAAATGATATGCTAAACGCTGTAAATAAAAACGACTTTGCTTCAGCAAAAAAAGGCGCGGATAATTTGGAACATCAGTGGGATACACAAGAACCTATGCTTCGAAAAATTGATAGCACTACATGGACAAAAATTGATGGAACAATTGACTCTGTACTAGCAGCGGTTCGTTCTTCAAAACCTGATATTAATCAAAGCAAAACAGCACTTACTAATTCACTTAGTGTCTTAAAAGGTGCAAATAAAGCAACATCAAAGTCTGGTGCTTCACAAACTTCATTATCTGGACAGTTAAACGATTTTGCAAAAATCGAAATTGACATACGAAACGCTGTAAACAAAAATGACTTTGCTTCAGCGAAAAAAAGGGCAGATGAATTAGAACATCAATGGGACACACAGGAACCTAAGCTTCGAAAAATCGATGGTGCTACATGGACGAAAATTGATGGAACAATTGATGTTGTATTAGCAGCAGTTCGTTCATCGAATCCTGATGTAAACAAGTGTAAAACAGCACTTAACAATTCACTTAGTACCATAAACGCAGTAAATAAATAATAATCTTAGGAATCGCCAATCGCGGTTCCTTTTTAAATAGAACTCTTATTAAACTAAACTCCTCAATAACTAAACACAATCTCACGATTGCTCTAGAATTCTTAGGATTTCATAGCCATATCATTAACCATTATCCATGTAAGATCAGGCATTACTCCTCAAGGATAGGGATTTATCGAAAAAAGCGTATGCTAAACTAGCCAATTATAGCAAAAAATCGGCTTAAACAATGTTATGATCGCAGTTTAGGATGTATAATTGAAATTGATTTATGCAAAACAGGAAGGTAGAAGAGACTAAAAGGCTATAATAGATTTTGACCAATTGCT
Protein-coding sequences here:
- a CDS encoding undecaprenyl-diphosphatase, whose protein sequence is MNYEIFQWINGWSGHFSYLDRGMIFITNSVPYVVIALMLFLWFIANKEKRAEKQYTAIYAVFSCLLGLFINAILHLVYYHPRPFMAHHVHQLILHPADSSFVSDHSVLVFSIACTMVLRNDSWKYPILVWAIIVGISRIFVGVHYPADVIGGALISYGVSIFVMQSSKKLEPLVQVVFYMYDRLTKHIPFLAKYNHKDLSQDR
- a CDS encoding COG4705 family protein, whose amino-acid sequence is MQENQNKMKISLNKVPQVTMFFWIIKVLCTTVGETFADYINFNIGLGLTLTTIIMGVAFFIALFVQFKANKYVPAIYWVTVVLISVFGTLVTDNLTDNMGVPLEVSTAVFSVLLGLTFLFWYLSEKTLSIHSIFTRKREVFYWLTVLFTFALGTAVGDLYSEQLGFGYLNTGIGVVIIIALVFLAYKFLKLDGVLAFWIVYILTRPLGASIGDYLSQPKVNGGLGFGTTVTSVIFLIAILAIIVFLAISKIDTNAKSDMAETNQSNANKKHVLTQTIVVLVIFLVVGIGGYNWRSNNIASQGAVEQATLAGQLNDFVKIENDMLNAVNKNDFASAKKGADNLEHQWDTQEPMLRKIDSTTWTKIDGTIDSVLAAVRSSKPDINQSKTALTNSLSVLKGANKATSKSGASQTSLSGQLNDFAKIEIDIRNAVNKNDFASAKKRADELEHQWDTQEPKLRKIDGATWTKIDGTIDVVLAAVRSSNPDVNKCKTALNNSLSTINAVNK